In Gemmatimonadota bacterium, the DNA window TACATTTCGCATTTCAGCGAAATAGGGTTCTGCAAAGATCTGATCGACGCGTCTGCATATTTGCTCGCATTCTTCCCGAGATAAGACGTTTCGGATGATGGTCGCGCCGTTTTTATAAAAATCTTCGAGAATCGGCGATAATTCTTCTTCTGTAAAGGGTTCGTGAAGTGACATGGGATATTCCTCTCCTCAAATCGCGCCTTTGGGTACGCCTTTGCCGACGTGGGGAAGCAGGCCCTGGATGGGCTGCCCGGGCGCCAGTTTTCCATTCTGGACAAATCCCTCTGGACGCCCTGTGAGTTCCTCAATCAGTTGATCGCGCCACCAGGCCAATCGGTCGGGACGCTCGCGGGACAGGTCGTTGATTTCGCGGGGGTCTTCGGTTAGATCAAAGAGCAATTCTCTTCCCGTCTGGGTAAACCAGGCGTACTTCTCCTTGCCGTCCGTGAGCCACTGATTGGCAGATGTCGCGTGTTCTCCGTGTATAAACGGACGCCAATTATTCCCGCCGCAATTCAACACACTTTCGCCGTCGAGATCGGCAGGGGTATCGATTCCCGCGATGTCGCAGAAGGTTGGGAAGATGTCCCGCAGTTCTACCGGCGATTCTACGAGGGATTCACGCGGCACTGCGCCAGATGTTCTGGGCATTCGCAGGATGAAGGGCACGCGAGCGGATCCGTCATAGGGCACGCCTTTTCCCACATGGTTGTGATCGTATAGCATTTCGCCGTGATCCGCGGTGAAGAGTATGGCTGTGTTGTCCTGGACATCGTATTCGTTGAGCGCCATGATCATGCGGTTGATCTGGAAATCGATGTGTGAAATCTGTGCGTAATACGCTCTTCGGGCATAGGCCACCAGCGCCGGGTCTCGTGGGATTGGGCTGTCGTGGCCGCCCTTGCGGAGTTCGTGGTCAACCCAGTTTCCCATGGCGGGTGGGGGAATGTCCTTTTGCAAATATCGATTCAAGAAAGACGCGGGAGGGTCCAGCGGTGGGTGGGGCCGGTGGTAGGACAGCGTGAGGAAGAAGGGTTTGGATGTATCGCGTCTGCGCAAGAAGTCAATGCCCTGCGAGGTCACCCAACTCGTGGGGTGAAGCATTTCGTGGTAGGGCCAGGCTTGCGCTGCGTATCCATTGCATCCCACGCCAGAGTCGTTGTGGTCGGCATAGACCGCGCCGAGTTTTTCCCGAAGCCAGGGGGTGTAATCGTCGTTCAATCCAAATTCGCGGTTTTCCCGCCGGGCGCGATGCATATAGCCGTCGTGTAGTACGACGTTGTGAAAACCCACGAGATTGCGCCAGGGATAGACGTGCATTTTGCCGACGCACTGGGTGTGATAACCCGCATCTGATAGGGTTCCGGGGAGGGTCACTGGATAGTCCCACTGCACGCCGCCGTTGGTGAGATATCCGTGGCGCTTGGGGGCGAGGCCCGTGAGGATCGTGGCGCGAGCAGCAACGCATACCGGGCACGAGGCATAGGCCTGGGTAAATGTGACACCTTCGTCTGCCAGACGATCCAGGTGGGGAGTTTCAACTGCGGGATGACCGGTATATCCCAGGCAATCTCCTCGCCATTGATCGGTCAGGATAAAGAGTATATTGGGAGAAGTTTCGGTTGTCGGCATTGGGTGTATCTCCTGTTATCCCCTTCGCTTGTTGGCTAAAACCCAGACGTCGCGGAAGAAAGACTGACGGCTTTCTTCCAGGCGATTGATCACGACCGGGTTCATGCAGGGCTTGGGTTCGTGGAATCGCACGGTTACGTGATTGTACGCGATGAGGATGGCGCGTCGCGGATTGTCCGGATTGGTCCAGGTAGATCCCGTGTGCCGCACGCCTTCTGAAAATACGACGAGGCTTCCCGGCGGGCAGCCATAGGTTTCCCAAACCCCCGAGTTTGGATTATCGGCTTCTTCGGGCCAGGTGCCGTCCTGGGCGGAAGCGAGATTGGCTTTGTGCGAGCCGGGAACGAGGCAGGTGCCGCCCTGGCCTTTTTTTACCTCGTTCAATTCCCAGACAATGCGCGTCATTGCGCTGTAGATGCGACCGTTGTGGAAGCGAAAGGAAAACGAAGGGTGGAGATTTGTTCCTCCCACGTGTGGCCGCCACTCGTTGCCGGTTTTCTCAGCGGACCGGCCAGATATGAATACGCTTTCCAGTCGGATGCGCTCCCGATCCTGGTCAATGACTTCTTGCAGAATGCCCATGACGCGCGGGTGATCGATTAAAAATTCCGTGGGACCAGAAATGGGCGAGCGATGGTGTTCGGGAAGGCTTTCGGGCGTTTTCATATACGTTTCGATATGGTCGCGTGCGATCGCGATTTCTTCGTCGGTGAGCACACTGGGGATGACGAGAAAGCCTTTTAAGTCGAAGAGGAATTTTTCGTAATCCGACATGGGCAAATGCTCACGCGCTGTTTTCTCAGACATGGGCTTTTTCTCCTCTATTTTTCGGGCCACGGTCGAAACAAATTGCGCTGTTCTTTTGTATATCGCGCCAGTGTGTGCGATGTGATATGCTGGGGTTCATCCATGGTGGCGATATTTTGCGACATCATCCAGTAGGGACCATAGCCTACGTGGATGGTTTTGCGGACTTGATCTGAGCGGTTGGTCAAGCCACCGTGCCGCAGGTGTTCTGTAAAAAAGATCGCGTCGCCCGCTTTGGCTTCCAATCCGATCATTCCCGGTTCTACATCAGGGTCGTTGTCATAAGGGCAGAGCAAGGTGCTTTTGTGCGTGCCGGGGACGACGCAAAACGCGCCTTGTTCATTGGTGACATCGTGTATAAAGTAAATCATGCGCACCATCATGCAGTCGATGCGATCACCACTGGTATAGCGGTATTTTTGATTTTCCGGTCTCGTGCCGCCGTGGCTGCGCGATGTATTGTTTTTGTACCGAATGCGGATCTCTGAATTGTTGATGGTGTAGCGACCGCGGATAACGGTTTGCACGTATGGCAATGTTTTTTCGTGGTTTACCAGGAGATCAAATGTTGAATCTGCATTCCAAAAGTCTTCTATGATCAGGGTTTTCCCCTCGGCACATGATCCCTGAACGTGGTAGCCTTTCTCCTTGTTGACGTGATATTCGGCTCCCCATGCACTGTGTTTTCGAGGCGGTAGAGCGACATTGGATAGGGCGTGTTCTTCCAATTTGTCAACGGCTTTGCGCAGGGTTTGCACTTCTGCATTCGTGAGCAGGTTTTTGATTGTGATATATCCCTGGCGGTCAAATTCGTATTGTTCGACTTCGTTCATTGTGGTCCTTCCCGTTAGTTCTTCCGGAATAACAGCATTGCGATTCGTCTTTCTCCCACCACGACCTTCACAATTGCCTTGATATAGATGGGTTTTTTTAGCAATGCCAGTTCCCGGACTTTTGCCTTGAGCACCGGATGTGGATCGTCGATTCTGATCACGCCCTTAAAAGAACGCTTTGATTTTTCGGCATCGACCATCTGTCCGTTCTGGACCATCTCGTTATTCTCTGGCTCATCGGCATCCATCTCGATAATCATACTCAGATCTGTGATTTCATTTACGGATAGGGGCAGTCCACCCGTGTCGAATTGCCGTTCCACAATGCGGTCTTGAAGCGTATTCTGGATTTCCTGTTGAATCTCGTTGGGAAAAGTGTGAATCCTGAATTCCGCGGTGTGGGTACCTTCGATGACTGTGCCGGTTAGCGCTATCCGGTTTAATGGCTCGGCTTCGATCTTTTCTCCGGGATCGAGTGGCCCGGCATTTTGCACGTTTAATGTGCTGTGGAGATCTATTTTTTTTACCTTGCCGAGTGCGAATACCGTGTCGTCTTCTATCGTGACGAGTTTGCCCGAAAAATACTCTTCCAATTGCTTGGTGACCTGACCATCCGAGATATCGTTGAATTGCGCAAATCCCGTGCTCCACCAATCCGGCAAATCGAGGTCTGTTCTCAGTATTTCGCCGTCTCCATAAGTTGTAATCAATTCAATCTGAGCCGGTTGACCGACGCGTGCGAGCCTTTGTGCGGCACCTTTTAGACCTGCGGAAATTCGCAGATCGTCAAAATCCAGGATACGCGCGATTTCGTCTCCTTTCGGTACAACTGTTCCGACGACTTCCTTCTCGAACAGGATGACGCCGGCGTGCGTGGCTGTCAATGTTTCGCGCTGGGATAGCTCTTGTTCCCAGGCGGACGTCGCACTTCTCATTACGCCCTGAAGCTCCCGTTCCGATAGAGTTAGAGAAGATGATATTGCAAGACTGTCGAGTTCACCACTCAGTTCTTCTGCAACTTGTTTTGCGCGATAGCGGTTGACCTGGGATTTATCTCTGGAAATTTCAAATAGTGGCTGACCAATTGTTACGTCAGTTTTATTTTTTACCAGTGCTTCTATGACTATGGCATCCTCATCAGAAGATAGGACATATTCGTGCGGCTTGATCGGTTCGGCATTAGATAACACGAGGTCTTCTGTCTTCGTAAACCACAGAAAGGCGATGGCTGCGGCGACCGCAAAAACAAAGCCATATCCGAATATTTCCAGATATTTGACATACTTCGCGATAAATCTGCGGGTTCTCAAGTTCTGTGTTTTCGGTTTCTCTGTCGTTTGCATTTTTTTACCTGTGGTTATGAGAAGATCGCGTTACCCAACTTGTCTGGTATCATCCAGGCCG includes these proteins:
- a CDS encoding arylsulfatase, encoding MPTTETSPNILFILTDQWRGDCLGYTGHPAVETPHLDRLADEGVTFTQAYASCPVCVAARATILTGLAPKRHGYLTNGGVQWDYPVTLPGTLSDAGYHTQCVGKMHVYPWRNLVGFHNVVLHDGYMHRARRENREFGLNDDYTPWLREKLGAVYADHNDSGVGCNGYAAQAWPYHEMLHPTSWVTSQGIDFLRRRDTSKPFFLTLSYHRPHPPLDPPASFLNRYLQKDIPPPAMGNWVDHELRKGGHDSPIPRDPALVAYARRAYYAQISHIDFQINRMIMALNEYDVQDNTAILFTADHGEMLYDHNHVGKGVPYDGSARVPFILRMPRTSGAVPRESLVESPVELRDIFPTFCDIAGIDTPADLDGESVLNCGGNNWRPFIHGEHATSANQWLTDGKEKYAWFTQTGRELLFDLTEDPREINDLSRERPDRLAWWRDQLIEELTGRPEGFVQNGKLAPGQPIQGLLPHVGKGVPKGAI
- a CDS encoding phytanoyl-CoA dioxygenase family protein gives rise to the protein MSEKTAREHLPMSDYEKFLFDLKGFLVIPSVLTDEEIAIARDHIETYMKTPESLPEHHRSPISGPTEFLIDHPRVMGILQEVIDQDRERIRLESVFISGRSAEKTGNEWRPHVGGTNLHPSFSFRFHNGRIYSAMTRIVWELNEVKKGQGGTCLVPGSHKANLASAQDGTWPEEADNPNSGVWETYGCPPGSLVVFSEGVRHTGSTWTNPDNPRRAILIAYNHVTVRFHEPKPCMNPVVINRLEESRQSFFRDVWVLANKRRG
- a CDS encoding phytanoyl-CoA dioxygenase family protein; amino-acid sequence: MNEVEQYEFDRQGYITIKNLLTNAEVQTLRKAVDKLEEHALSNVALPPRKHSAWGAEYHVNKEKGYHVQGSCAEGKTLIIEDFWNADSTFDLLVNHEKTLPYVQTVIRGRYTINNSEIRIRYKNNTSRSHGGTRPENQKYRYTSGDRIDCMMVRMIYFIHDVTNEQGAFCVVPGTHKSTLLCPYDNDPDVEPGMIGLEAKAGDAIFFTEHLRHGGLTNRSDQVRKTIHVGYGPYWMMSQNIATMDEPQHITSHTLARYTKEQRNLFRPWPEK
- a CDS encoding HlyD family efflux transporter periplasmic adaptor subunit; translation: MQTTEKPKTQNLRTRRFIAKYVKYLEIFGYGFVFAVAAAIAFLWFTKTEDLVLSNAEPIKPHEYVLSSDEDAIVIEALVKNKTDVTIGQPLFEISRDKSQVNRYRAKQVAEELSGELDSLAISSSLTLSERELQGVMRSATSAWEQELSQRETLTATHAGVILFEKEVVGTVVPKGDEIARILDFDDLRISAGLKGAAQRLARVGQPAQIELITTYGDGEILRTDLDLPDWWSTGFAQFNDISDGQVTKQLEEYFSGKLVTIEDDTVFALGKVKKIDLHSTLNVQNAGPLDPGEKIEAEPLNRIALTGTVIEGTHTAEFRIHTFPNEIQQEIQNTLQDRIVERQFDTGGLPLSVNEITDLSMIIEMDADEPENNEMVQNGQMVDAEKSKRSFKGVIRIDDPHPVLKAKVRELALLKKPIYIKAIVKVVVGERRIAMLLFRKN